The sequence GGCCCCCCCCCTTCGACTACCCTAGCGCCCTGCCCGCCCAGAACCTGCTCGCGGACCCCGTCAACTCCAGggtgagtctctctccctccccgttGGGCGGGGGCTCCGGACGTGGGTACCTCCTTCGCCCCTTTCTGTCCTCTCTAACGCTCCCCGCCTTCGCCCCTCCTGTAGGTGCCGAGCCCAGACATCCAGGTGGAAATGGGCATCTTCAGCTCGGCTGCGTGCTTCGGCAACGGGGTGCTCTCCATATAACGCTAGGCGAAAGAAGCAGCCGGCGCCTTCCGCAGAAGTGCCGCCTGGACGTGGCAGCCTCGACCacgtccctccccaccccaccaccccaatAAACCTGCTTTTAGCTCTCACTGCTCTCCTGGAGTGTATTTAGGCTGAACGGGGTGGGGGGTGCGGGGAAATAATGGAGTTGGGAAGGACactcagagtcatctagtccaatccccggAATCAAATCGTCCCTGGCGGACCGCCATCCATCCTCTACTTAAAACCTTCCAAGGAAGGGATTCCACCACCTCCAGGGAATGCCCCTTCCACGGGGGACTATCTCTATAGCAGGGGAGCTTGCAGGCCTGGAGGGGCCCAAGATGGCaggaaacaccattttgcttcttgAGAAGGGCTTCCTTTTAGCCGGCAATGCCCAGGACCCAGGCTGGAGGCTCATCAGAGAGGAGAGAAGGATTCTCATTggcctcttttaaaataaataaataaataaataattttttattaatttttcattaataacatCTCAATTAAGAACATATGAAATCTTGCCATGTCatatccaaaataaaaaaaataaaaacaatccaatTAAACATTTCATATTGATTAATTGAATGGGGCTTCCCATTTTCTGGCTGGTCCGGAGATAGTCTTATATTTTTGTTCCTGCATTTTCTCTATTATTTCCAAATGTCTTAAAACCACACACCACCAACTTCACCACACCGGCTCTACACAGTTgtatcttggaagtcgaatggaatccattccagaatccgttcgacttccaaaatgtttggaaaccaaagcacagcttccgattggcttcaggaagcccCGTctgacgttcggcttccaaaaatagtttgcaaaccagaacagtcactgcCAGATTTGcaacgtttgggagccaaaacgttcgaggaataagctgtttgaaaaccaaggtacgactgtacattcaAAACACTATTATAACACTTGAACAGTCATGGCCTCCGCCCAGTAATTCTTTAGTAagtcacccagagtagctggaacAACCCAGTCAGTTGAAAGAGGTACAAAAATTAATTATTATGGAAATAGGAGGTAGCAATGGCAGCCATCTTGCTACCTCATAGAACcactgcaatggagacaaaatgGTGGACAAAAGAGGCTAACTAACTGAATAAGagcatccagtccaacccccacaatgcaggaatgcGAACATTATTTTGCTCATGTTGAACATGGGGGAAAGGAGCTGAAATGGAGAGTGGCTTGCCTGAGACTGCCTAGCAAGTTCATGACAAAAGTAAAACCTTTGTGCTGCATAATTCTGAGGGTGTTAGCTTCCCCTGTAAGGATTTGGATGTCTCTTGTATATCAGAGCAGTCTagtaccctgcccacctgccccTGCAGAAGGGTCTCGCTTGCCACATCTGCCAGGGAGTCCCATGTCCCCTCTCTGTCAGAAGAACCTGCATCAGAAAAGAAACACAGTGTGGTTTGGCCAAAACTGGCTGAAGAGAACAAGGAACGATATCAGAGGTTGTTCAGTCGCCAGAGGTTGAAGTGCTGCTACTCTCATTTCGTCCTTGGAATATCAGTCAGTTAGGAGGAGCTGCATATTTGCTTGCAATGATGTCCCCTTTCAAGCAGTGGGCTCATGGCCTGAGGGAAGGGGCCTGGAACCAAGAGCCTCCTGGTCTGGGCTTAGGACCTGCCAAGCTGCCCAGATTGTTTTTTCTACCTCTTCAGCCAAGAGGGTAGTTGCTTACTGAGCCCAACTAGCGCTGCCTCCACAGAAGTGGGAGGGGCCACAAGGCTTGGGGGAGGCCCCACACCCCTGGGGTTTGCACAACAACAGGGAAGTtaagaaaaaaccccaaagggGAAGAACTCTCCCAATTGCCCAAGAACTGAGAACCCTCAATGGAACAGAGTGCAGACTGGTTTTCATTGCTGGGTATGTTTTGGGGGGCGAGGTCTCTGATGCTGGTCTTGTGGAGGCCCAGCCTCCTCAAATACTTTATTGTGGATCCCAAATGGACCTCGGTCCCTAGGAATTGGGTTCTGAGGTGGCCATCACCATGATGATATTACCCAGCACCTGCAGGAGACCTGTGCCCCTTAAGCCCGTCCCGTCGGGCAGGGACACACTCACGCGGGCGAAGCCGCTGTTCTGACCCTTCTCCTCTTTACTCTCATCTCCTGCAGGCTATTTGCCGCGCACCCCACCTCCCACACCCGCTTCTCCCTTCCTACTGTAGCACCTCTCCGGCTACATCAGCCTGcagggaaagaaactactttGGTTTATCCACAAGGACGCCAGACTCCTCGTGGACAACATTGTCGACACCCTCGAGGACCTGAGCGTCCTTGACCGTCCAGAACCTGCTCGTGGACCCCGTCAACTTCCAAGTGAGTCTGGGGGGAGGGAGCTGCGGGGGCACGTTCCTCCTTACTTTCCTCTACTCTTACTCTTACTCTTACCAGGGGTCAGGagacttttccagcagggggttggtccactgtccctcagaccttgtgggggggccttggtttgcctacccatgtcttagaCTCTCACTCttctggctcttagccagcacaTGACTCAACCTTCACACAGGATGGAGCCCGcaagcagaaagtctgagatgtagctcagacttcttttcactgtaaccacaagataaagcctgccttcagattactgctgtgaactgaatgtgagtttaaaaaataaatcttatttttaaagaagactgtgttgtgtcgtCATTATATTAAGAGGGAAGTAAAGGGGAAACTTACCGAGAACCATTCAGACTGgccaagccagactggattgcttaattaaaggattctaaTGAAGCATCAACTTACTTCCAGTCAGATGCAaaaggaatgtgctctgctgtttattcactagcatgagtgagaagggatatcaaaacaatatatccCCTCCTGCCTTCCTTAACATTCCTACACCTCCTTCCcttctttgctgcttctgctttgcTGCCTAACTCTCCTTGCTTCCACCACTCTCTCACAGATGCTGAGCCAAAGCATGCAGACGGCCTCATCGCTGTCCGGTGCTGACCTCGAAGTACCTCTAGACCGCAGAAGCAACCAGCGCCCACTGCAGAGGAGCCGTCTTCATGCTGCCCCCTTGAATCCCTAATGCCCCCCCACAACAATCTGGCTTTTAGCTCTCTCACTGCTCTCCTGGAGTGTCCTTGGGCTGAGCTGATCTGGGGGTGGCAGGGAATCATGGagttgtagagtgggaagggacccccagagtcatctactccaacccccggcaatgcaggaatctcaactaaaacttctctgcttaaaaacctcccagaataactgatctgtagaaaagactctatcagctgaaaacagaaacaatgcatgaacttttgtaacccaagtaaatcttttaataaaatctatttatttattttttaagaaaaatatacCTCCCAGAAAGGCGAGTTTACCATCTCCCAGGAGAGTCCTGTCGATGGTCCACAGCGCTTAAGCGGGGGACCTCgccttcatcttcttctttggcagtcGCTCGTAgctaagtaagattgtcttccatgaacactgtcTTAACAGTGACTTCCTGTTGGTAAACTACCAAGCATCCTTGGAGTCCATCGCTGATGCTTGCTTGTCATCATTATTTTTCTAGCCCAGCACCAGCCATTTTAATTACCCACAATGCCCCACGTAAAATGGCTGCCTCAAGCTGCCTAGACCACTGCTGCTTTTGCCCTTGCCATAGTCAGGATAGCCCACCAGGACTTATTGATGGGGGGGGCACCAGACGTCACTTTGCCCAAGTGTTGGTCCTGGAGAAGAACTCAAAATTTTAGACCACTCTAAAAGATGtgtaatggggagggggaagagataaATGTACAGGCCCATTGGTCTGGTAGACCTGACTATCTTCCATTAAGTTCATTTACAATCACCTCTTCTGTTAGAGGTCCTGCCTGTTTTTAAGAGAAACAAATATGGATTCTGATCACACCTCCTATACTCAATAACACCTCTCTGACCTAGGGTAAAATTCAGTCACAAACGCTTTCATGTTGTGAAGGCAGATATAACAACAAATTCTTCAGCCCACCTTCAGAACTGAATGACATACATACCACCAAATCAAACACCGGTTCAGCTGTCATTCCCTTTATATTTCAAGTAGGCTCCTGAAACATGAACGCCTTCTTATCCACTTATTTGTCAATgcattaattttaaaagaaaacatttttttttacattccaAAAGGGCTCCAAGGGCTGGGAAGAATTCTGTTTGATATTCAGGGCACTCGGCACAGCTGGCTGCTACAACAGACCTGCAGGACCAGCTCACCCAAGCATGCTTCCTCATTGCTATATACagtgagaggggggaaagtatttgatcccctgctaaatttgcccatttgccctctgacgaagaaatgaccagtccataattttaatggtaggtttattgtagctgtgagagacagaataacaacaggaaaacccgcAGAGACCCCTGAGCATCTGTTGGTTTCTTCCCCCAGGGGGACAAAGGGTGGAAACGGGCTCCTTTCTCTTCAGTTACACCAGGAATGAGAAACTGAACCTTTGGTCCTCcgtcacagccagcatggccagtgatgatgGCAGCTACAGACCAGTGatacctggagggccaaatctccgccttgttgttgtttagttgtttagtcgtgtccgactcttcgtgaccccatggaccagagcacgccaggcactcctgtcttccactgcctcccgcagtttggtcaaactcatgctggtagcttcgagaacactatccaaccatctcatcctctgtcgtccccttctccttgtgccctccatctttcccagcatcagggtcttttccagggagtcttctcttctcatgaggtggccaaagtactggagtctcagcttcaggatctgtccttccagtgagcactcagggctgatttccttaagaatggataggttggatcttcttgcagtccatgggactctcacaagtttcctccagcaccataattcaaaagcatcaattcttcagcaatcagccttctttatggtccagctctcacttccatacatcactactgggaaaaccatagctttaactattcggacctttgttggcaaggtgatgtctctactttttaagatgctgtctaggtttgccattgcctttctcccaaggagcaggcgtcttttaatttcgtgactgcagtcaccatctgcagtgatcatggagcccaagaaagtaaaatctctcactgcctccatttcttccccttctatttgccaggaggtgatgggaccagtggccatgatcttcgttttttttttatgttgaacttcaaaccatattttgcgctctcctctttcaccctcattaaaaggttctttaattgctCCTCACTTTCCGCCTTACAGCAGAGGGGCCTAGGCTCGTCCCCAGGCCTAGGACTTCTCACTGCTGTGAATTCGCTAGTGCTGCACGAGCGAGCGTTTATTGGCACACCTTCGCCCGCACTCAGCGCAGTGGTGGGGCCTGTCCCCCAAGTGTGTCCTCTGGTGCTTGGTGAGGTGAGAGGAGTCGACAAACTGCTTCCCGCACTGAGGACACGCATACGGCTTCTCTCCTGAGTGGATCCTCCGGTGCACCGTCAAATGCCCACGCTGGCCAAAGCGCTTCCCGCACTCAGCGCAGTGGTGCTGCTTCTCCCCCGTATGGGTCCTCTGGTGGACGGCCAGCGCCGACGGCCAACGAAACCCTTTCCCACACTGGGAACACAGGTACGCGCTGTCCCTGCTGGCGGCGCCCAGGTGTGCTGGGAGCCCCTCAGCTCCCACAAGCCTCTCTCCATACTCTTCATTTCTGGCCggtgcagggaggggagagaatccgAACGCCGCTCCACAGCTACCAGCTGCCGGAGAGAAAAGAAGACTGAAGGCCTGAAGCTGGCAGGAGGAAGGCTCTAAATGATACAGCCGAGTATTTGCAGCCAGCCAACCCTGCGTGGGGTGTAAATGCACTaatgaataaaaagaaaataaatgtttaatgTAAGGAACAGCTGGTGCCCATTTGGACCGGCAAGGCAGAAAGTAGGGAGCCCAATAGCAGGTAGCGTCAAAGACAATGACTGGCCAAGTCAATTAATTCTCGTTTTTTTCCTCCCACATTCACACCCTACATCTCAAGCGCAGTGATTCCCTTTTAAATGGGCATGCCTTCCCATAAATAATTATGGGAAGGGCAGTTTATTCAGGGTGCTAAGAGGTGTTGGGAAACCATTCTATTCCCTTCGCAATACTctcaattcccagagtggtttaatagtcaatccctcttcgcagggaattgtagctctctaaTTGTAGCTTGGGGATGTTTtcttccccaaaaagtttttgatttgcgtttctactgaaatgaggctgcatcttaatgttgtattttaatcttgtttttaagttgtattttaatcaattgtttttatatctggtgttagccgccctgagcccagtcttggctggggagggcagagtataaataaaatttattattataaagggGAATAGAGGAGAGAGAATGAGTgtgactggcacaaggtcacccTGTAAGCTTTATGGCTGCATCTGgatctgaacctgggtctcccaggtcctagtccaacactaaccatACTGGCTTTCTTATAGCAACTCTGTaaaaatcatagaaacatagaattggaaagggttccaagggtcatctagtccacacacacacccccccgccgcaatgcaggaatctcaacattaTTTGGCCTGTGTTGAGCATGGGGGAAAGGATCTGAAACGGAGAGTGGCTTTTGCTTAAGACTGCCTAGCAAGTTCATGACAAAGGTAAAACTTTGTGCTGCATAATTCTCAAGCCGTTAGCCTCCCCTGTAATGATTTGGATGTCTCCTGTATATAACAGCAGTCTAGTACCCTGCCCACCTGCTCTTGCAGAAGGGTCTTTCTTCCCACATTTGCCACGGCCCCCTTCGTCTGCCAGTGAGTCCCATGTTGCCTCTGTGTCAGAGGAACCTGCATCAGAAAAGAAACACAGTGTGGTTTGGCCAAAACTGGCTGAAGAGAACAAGGAATGATATCAGCCCTGGCCTGAAAACCAGGAAGTGGAACTCCAATAAGGGACATCACATGAACTGGAACATAGTACTGCTGTTTCCAAGACATGGCGGAAACAGCTGGTATGGATGGCCCCATAAAAAATTCTGTGAACAGGGTTGCTGCACACTAATTTTACAGAACTGGGGAGAGCTCAAGGGAAGAGCTGGAGGCAAATGTAGGGGTAGTTCtaggttttgtggggggggcacACCAATCACATGCTACTTAACACTTAGAACAATACTCTAAGTTAAACTCAACACTCTAAGTTAAAACAACAGTACAAGCTATGCGCCCGTGAAGATGGCAATGCCTATGTAAACTTGAATTTCAAAAATGCAGCAACTACTCACCCAGAGAGCTGGCATCTCCTCCACCACCTGTCTGCTTGGCCTTCCTGAGGAGGTTTTGCCTGGTGTCTGACGGAGCCAGCTCTGCCCTTGGGGAACTCACGAGCGTGTCCTCGAATGGCCCTGACACCTGAAATTGCAGGGAAGGTCCCGCTCAATGCAGGAACAGGGCTGGTAGGAATGAGCATTCGATATCCTGGCACAAACTCCCTGGAACAGCTTGGGGGAGCAAAGGACTTCACTGGGTTTGAGACAGAACTGGGGACTCTCACAAGTCAGCGTGATTTGATGTCATAATGTCAGGAtgccagccagcaataaatcatacAAATTATAAGCTCAGGGAAGCCAGGCCTAacgagcacagcaactcttctgaGTAGGTTTTGCTTCTACTCATAAGATGCCAAAATCTCCTTCTCtctgggtccttcccaagcaacctgagactcCGCTGGCacgcctgtctctgctcctccctcttcataacCCCTTCTGGTGCTGGGATACCAGAGGGGAAGGgaactggtcacagcaggaggggaagacccCTGACTTCTTTATCGctgcctccctcctctcttgcTTTTGCTTCTAGacctctctctgccacagattctccccactcactaaaccctgttacctcttcagcttctgacactgcCTCCTCCCAGCctgttcctcttctccctctgatctcCAATCGTCATCCCAACActagtcccctggctctgagccttctttccttgggggttcccaACTAGTGCCTCCCACCCCTCCTctgtatccagccagtccatgacacggAGCCTCAGCTGGGACTCCTTACAGTCAGGAAGGTTTAAAAACATTAGGAAGCTGTAGGATTTTTCACTTTTACCATCACAAGGGGTAAGCTGAGAAAGGGGAACCAGTGGTCCTCCAGACaatgttagactccagctcccatcagccccagctggcatggccagtagtcagggatgatgggagccagagtccatcaacatctggggggcagcaggttccccactcctgatctcCTAATTCTCTTCCCTGTCTTTTGTGTCCTGTCTGTTTAGATTTTATGTCTTTGGACACGGACATTCTTTGCTTCTAACTTTGGGCAAAGCACTTACATCGTTCTCCATACAGCTAAAGTCTATACAAATTAAATATATTATTCCAAGCCTTCGTGCACCAGATTTTCACAGCTCATAAAGCAGCTTTGACCATCTTTGCCTTTATGAAGACATTTTACATGAGAAGGATTTTATTAGATGGTGATCAGGAGGAGAGAGGTGCTTTGTCTCCCCTCGCATAAGCACCTAAGGAAAACTTCCCGCATGGTTAGACCAATTTGGGACCCCAGGGATCAAGAAGGAACTGCAGGATCCTCTCACCTGGAgtacctgcctctcagcctcctgCTGCCTTGCCAAAAAATTCTCAGCCAGGTTCACCGCCTGGGCACAGGTTTCTGGGACTTGCTCCCAAACTTGGCTCCGGACCTCCTCTGGCAAGATGGTCAGGAATTGCTCCAGGAtcagcagctccaggatctgctctTTGGTTCGGCTCTCCGGCCTCAGCCAACGATGGCACAGCTCCCAGAGCCGCCGGCAAGCATCCCTCGGCCCCCTTGACTCCTGGTACTGGAACTGCCGGAAGTGCCTCCTCCGCTTCTCCGACGCCACAGGTTCCCTCTTCAAGATGGCTGCCTTCACTTTCCCATAGTCCCTTCTGTCACTAGTGTCCAAACTGAGGTAAGCCTCTTGGGCCTCCCCGCCCAAGGCTGGCAAAAGCCGGGCCACCAACTCTTCCCTCGGCCACCGGCAGGCGTAGGCCACGTGCTCAAAGGAAGCGAAAAGTGCCAGGATGTCATCCCAAGGTTCAGCCTCGGTGGGCCTTGCTCTCCCCCATCCAAAAGAAAGGGGATGTTCTGTCTCTGGGCCTTGGACCTCCCAGCGCTGGATCCTTCCTGCATCTGGCTCCTCCTTGACCAGTGGAGACACCTTCCATTGCAAGAACTTCCTGGCACGGAGGACACAAGAAGCCTGTCCTGCTTTTTCTAGGGCTTGCCCCATTCTGAGGGCTGCTGGTGCTTGCTCTTCCATTTTAATGCCTTGCAGGCTCAGTGGCGCTTGGGTCACAGCTCCCAGGTCTGCCTCAGCCCCCTCCTCTGTGGCCATCTTCTCTCTCATGGTACCACCTTCACACTCTCTTCAAACCTGCATTCTTGCTCCCCAAAACTCCCTTTCTCACATCCATCAGTGACTACATGAGGCGATTTGAGGCAGCCGTGGAAGAATCGTAACAGCAACATCGTTTAAATAGACATCAGATCAGCCAATTACAAATTATTTTGTACGATAACAAGTGTGAACGAATCAGgcagcagattttttttcctttaaaaaaaatcattttttaaggCAAGGA comes from Podarcis raffonei isolate rPodRaf1 chromosome 13, rPodRaf1.pri, whole genome shotgun sequence and encodes:
- the LOC128400737 gene encoding zinc finger protein 483-like isoform X3, whose protein sequence is MREKMATEEGAEADLGAVTQAPLSLQGIKMEEQAPAALRMGQALEKAGQASCVLRARKFLQWKVSPLVKEEPDAGRIQRWEVQGPETEHPLSFGWGRARPTEAEPWDDILALFASFEHVAYACRWPREELVARLLPALGGEAQEAYLSLDTSDRRDYGKVKAAILKREPVASEKRRRHFRQFQYQESRGPRDACRRLWELCHRWLRPESRTKEQILELLILEQFLTILPEEVRSQVWEQVPETCAQAVNLAENFLARQQEAERQVLQVSGPFEDTLVSSPRAELAPSDTRQNLLRKAKQTGGGGDASSLGSSDTEATWDSLADEGGRGKCGKKDPSARAAGSCGAAFGFSPLPAPARNEEYGERLVGAEGLPAHLGAASRDSAYLCSQCGKGFRWPSALAVHQRTHTGEKQHHCAECGKRFGQRGHLTVHRRIHSGEKPYACPQCGKQFVDSSHLTKHQRTHLGDRPHHCAECGRRCANKRSLVQH
- the LOC128400737 gene encoding zinc finger and SCAN domain-containing protein 31-like isoform X1 — translated: MREKMATEEGAEADLGAVTQAPLSLQGIKMEEQAPAALRMGQALEKAGQASCVLRARKFLQWKVSPLVKEEPDAGRIQRWEVQGPETEHPLSFGWGRARPTEAEPWDDILALFASFEHVAYACRWPREELVARLLPALGGEAQEAYLSLDTSDRRDYGKVKAAILKREPVASEKRRRHFRQFQYQESRGPRDACRRLWELCHRWLRPESRTKEQILELLILEQFLTILPEEVRSQVWEQVPETCAQAVNLAENFLARQQEAERQVLQVSGPFEDTLVSSPRAELAPSDTRQNLLRKAKQTGGGGDASSLGSSDTEATWDSLADEGGRGKCGKKDPSARAVHLHPTQGWLAANTRLYHLEPSSCQLQAFSLLFSPAAGSCGAAFGFSPLPAPARNEEYGERLVGAEGLPAHLGAASRDSAYLCSQCGKGFRWPSALAVHQRTHTGEKQHHCAECGKRFGQRGHLTVHRRIHSGEKPYACPQCGKQFVDSSHLTKHQRTHLGDRPHHCAECGRRCANKRSLVQH
- the LOC128400737 gene encoding zinc finger and SCAN domain-containing protein 16-like isoform X4, with the protein product MREKMATEEGAEADLGAVTQAPLSLQGIKMEEQAPAALRMGQALEKAGQASCVLRARKFLQWKVSPLVKEEPDAGRIQRWEVQGPETEHPLSFGWGRARPTEAEPWDDILALFASFEHVAYACRWPREELVARLLPALGGEAQEAYLSLDTSDRRDYGKVKAAILKREPVASEKRRRHFRQFQYQESRGPRDACRRLWELCHRWLRPESRTKEQILELLILEQFLTILPEEVRSQVWEQVPETCAQAVNLAENFLARQQEAERQVLQVSGPFEDTLVSSPRAELAPSDTRQNLLRKAKQTGGGGDASSLAGSCGAAFGFSPLPAPARNEEYGERLVGAEGLPAHLGAASRDSAYLCSQCGKGFRWPSALAVHQRTHTGEKQHHCAECGKRFGQRGHLTVHRRIHSGEKPYACPQCGKQFVDSSHLTKHQRTHLGDRPHHCAECGRRCANKRSLVQH
- the LOC128400737 gene encoding zinc finger and SCAN domain-containing protein 16-like isoform X2, translated to MREKMATEEGAEADLGAVTQAPLSLQGIKMEEQAPAALRMGQALEKAGQASCVLRARKFLQWKVSPLVKEEPDAGRIQRWEVQGPETEHPLSFGWGRARPTEAEPWDDILALFASFEHVAYACRWPREELVARLLPALGGEAQEAYLSLDTSDRRDYGKVKAAILKREPVASEKRRRHFRQFQYQESRGPRDACRRLWELCHRWLRPESRTKEQILELLILEQFLTILPEEVRSQVWEQVPETCAQAVNLAENFLARQQEAERQVLQVSGPFEDTLVSSPRAELAPSDTRQNLLRKAKQTGGGGDASSLVHLHPTQGWLAANTRLYHLEPSSCQLQAFSLLFSPAAGSCGAAFGFSPLPAPARNEEYGERLVGAEGLPAHLGAASRDSAYLCSQCGKGFRWPSALAVHQRTHTGEKQHHCAECGKRFGQRGHLTVHRRIHSGEKPYACPQCGKQFVDSSHLTKHQRTHLGDRPHHCAECGRRCANKRSLVQH